From one Cyanobacterium stanieri PCC 7202 genomic stretch:
- a CDS encoding chaperone protein DnaJ (PFAM: DnaJ central domain (4 repeats); DnaJ C terminal region; DnaJ domain~TIGRFAM: chaperone protein DnaJ~COGs: COG0484 DnaJ-class molecular chaperone with C-terminal Zn finger domain~InterProIPR001623:IPR001305:IPR002939:IPR012724:IPR 003095~KEGG: cyp:PCC8801_3191 chaperone protein DnaJ~PFAM: chaperone DnaJ domain protein; heat shock protein DnaJ domain protein; DnaJ central domain protein~SMART: heat shock protein DnaJ domain protein~SPTR: Chaperone protein dnaJ;~TIGRFAM: chaperone protein DnaJ): MSGDYYQILGVSRDATKQEIKRAYRQKARKYHPDVNKEPGAEETFKEINRAYEVLSEPETKARYDRFGEAGVSGAGAGASGFDPNDMGGFADIFETFFGGGFGGGATATGARRRGPARGDDLRLDLKLKFREAVFGGEKEIKIPHLETCQVCNGTGAKKGSGVKTCPTCNGAGQVRRATRTPFGSFAQVTVCPTCNGEGQIIEEKCESCGGQGRKQQNKKLKITIPAGVDNGTRLRVTGEGDAGTRGGPSGDLYVYLTVENDTQFRRDGNNIHSEITISYLQAILGCRLKVATIDGDEEISISAGLQPGTVITLRDKGVPKLGNSVSRGDQLITVHVEIPTKINSEERELLEKLAQIKGDHTSKGGFEGFLDSIFHKK; encoded by the coding sequence ATGTCAGGCGATTACTACCAAATCCTCGGAGTCTCCCGTGATGCAACCAAACAAGAAATAAAAAGAGCTTATCGACAAAAAGCACGAAAATATCATCCCGATGTAAATAAAGAACCGGGAGCAGAAGAAACATTTAAAGAAATTAACCGAGCCTACGAAGTGCTTTCCGAACCAGAAACCAAAGCCCGTTATGATCGTTTTGGAGAAGCAGGAGTAAGTGGAGCAGGGGCAGGGGCATCAGGCTTTGATCCTAACGACATGGGAGGTTTTGCTGATATATTTGAAACCTTCTTTGGAGGTGGTTTCGGCGGTGGTGCAACGGCTACGGGCGCTCGTCGTCGTGGCCCGGCCAGAGGGGATGATCTCCGTTTAGATCTCAAACTCAAATTCCGTGAAGCAGTATTTGGCGGGGAAAAGGAAATCAAAATACCCCACCTTGAAACCTGTCAAGTATGTAATGGTACAGGGGCGAAAAAAGGTAGCGGTGTAAAAACCTGTCCTACCTGTAACGGTGCAGGGCAAGTGCGACGGGCCACCCGTACCCCCTTTGGTAGTTTTGCCCAAGTAACCGTATGTCCTACCTGTAACGGAGAAGGGCAGATTATTGAGGAAAAATGCGAATCCTGTGGCGGACAAGGTAGAAAACAACAAAACAAAAAATTAAAAATCACTATTCCTGCAGGGGTGGATAATGGAACCCGCCTCAGAGTTACAGGGGAAGGGGATGCTGGTACCCGTGGAGGCCCATCAGGGGATCTTTATGTTTATCTCACGGTGGAAAATGACACCCAATTTAGACGGGATGGTAATAATATCCACTCAGAAATTACTATCAGTTATTTACAGGCTATTTTGGGCTGTCGTCTTAAAGTGGCGACCATTGATGGCGATGAGGAAATTTCCATCTCCGCTGGTTTACAACCGGGTACTGTAATCACCCTTCGAGATAAAGGAGTTCCTAAACTAGGAAATTCTGTCAGTAGAGGAGATCAACTAATAACTGTTCATGTAGAAATTCCTACAAAAATTAATTCTGAGGAACGAGAGTTACTAGAAAAACTGGCTCAAATCAAGGGAGATCATACCTCTAAAGGAGGATTTGAGGGTTTCTTAGACAGCATCTTTCATAAGAAATAA
- a CDS encoding transglutaminase domain-containing protein (PFAM: Transglutaminase-like superfamily~COGs: COG1305 Transglutaminase-like protein~InterPro IPR002931~KEGG: cyc:PCC7424_3955 transglutaminase domain protein~PFAM: transglutaminase domain-containing protein~SMART: transglutaminase domain-containing protein~SPTR: Transglutaminase domain protein), with translation MIPNSNSDYKFYPTIRPLVATSLDGIAFKNGSLYAIDSRNGYLLQIHPETSVTKIINNSYWEDFIGARGLCITDTEIWFVTQSSVYYTLIEWEEGELKIISAPKYFFSLAYPCNGISIWQQTIYITCQKTGTIGVYSKNDGSEITKFYAPGIGYENITIDGEDIWLCDSIEQTVYCVDRATGKTKYSILTPFEYPSGLTFYEDGETGERVLYVAYTDQEPYIRDNPNAEPNHELLYRDRTFIHPLYFRYDQKNQCTLSNGFLIEMSYLEEISPLDDIKFKDLEWRIALPTESPRQKIKSIEAVGLPYIEEDYYGERVALFKFPEFDSSQRYVFGWRAILEVWSIKHQITPKDCEGLPPLTPDFESKYLIDDDDLSMNTEIILRAAEEARGTETNPLRKMYSIRNYVYDRLSYGIKPHIDTPDIVLKRGVGSCGEYLGLLLALARLNGIACRTVGRYKCPLKVLHFNIPLIPDFNHVWMEFYLPNIGWLPMESNPDDLDDGGPYPTRFFMGLSWYHVEMAKDMPFETLISEGLPVSKEKASIGQLAINHVSFTILEELQP, from the coding sequence ATGATCCCTAATTCTAATTCTGATTACAAATTTTATCCCACCATCCGACCTTTAGTGGCTACTTCTTTGGATGGTATTGCTTTTAAAAATGGTAGTCTATATGCGATCGATTCTCGCAATGGTTACTTATTACAGATTCACCCTGAAACCAGTGTGACAAAGATTATTAATAATAGTTATTGGGAAGATTTTATCGGTGCGAGGGGATTATGTATTACGGATACCGAAATTTGGTTTGTCACCCAAAGCAGTGTTTATTATACTCTCATTGAGTGGGAGGAAGGGGAATTAAAAATTATTTCTGCCCCTAAATATTTTTTCAGTCTTGCTTATCCTTGTAATGGCATTAGTATTTGGCAACAAACTATTTATATAACTTGTCAAAAAACGGGTACTATCGGAGTTTATAGTAAAAATGATGGTTCGGAGATTACTAAGTTTTATGCCCCTGGGATTGGTTATGAAAATATCACCATTGATGGGGAGGATATATGGTTATGTGACAGTATCGAGCAGACGGTTTATTGTGTGGATAGGGCTACAGGCAAAACAAAGTATAGTATCCTGACTCCTTTTGAATATCCTAGTGGTTTGACTTTTTATGAGGATGGGGAGACTGGGGAAAGGGTTTTATATGTGGCTTATACGGATCAAGAGCCTTATATTAGGGATAATCCCAATGCCGAGCCTAATCATGAGTTATTATATCGCGATCGCACCTTCATCCATCCCCTATACTTCAGATATGACCAAAAAAATCAATGCACCCTCTCCAACGGTTTTTTAATCGAGATGAGCTATTTAGAAGAAATATCTCCCCTCGATGACATCAAATTTAAAGATTTGGAATGGCGTATCGCCCTACCCACAGAAAGCCCTCGCCAAAAAATAAAAAGCATTGAAGCGGTGGGATTACCCTACATAGAAGAAGACTATTATGGAGAAAGGGTTGCCCTATTCAAATTTCCCGAATTTGATTCTAGTCAGCGCTATGTCTTTGGTTGGCGCGCCATTTTAGAAGTTTGGAGCATCAAACATCAAATTACCCCCAAAGACTGCGAAGGATTACCCCCCCTCACCCCTGATTTTGAATCAAAATATCTCATTGATGACGATGACTTATCCATGAATACAGAAATTATTCTGCGCGCCGCCGAAGAAGCCAGAGGCACAGAAACCAATCCCCTCAGAAAAATGTATAGTATTCGTAACTACGTTTACGATCGCCTCTCCTATGGTATAAAACCCCATATCGATACCCCTGATATTGTCCTCAAAAGGGGTGTGGGTTCCTGTGGAGAATATTTAGGGCTACTCCTTGCCCTTGCCCGTCTCAATGGCATTGCCTGTCGCACCGTAGGCAGATATAAATGCCCCCTCAAAGTCCTACATTTCAACATACCCCTTATCCCCGACTTTAACCACGTCTGGATGGAATTTTATCTGCCCAATATTGGTTGGTTGCCCATGGAGTCAAACCCCGATGACTTGGATGATGGAGGCCCTTATCCCACCAGATTTTTTATGGGTTTGTCATGGTACCATGTGGAAATGGCAAAAGATATGCCCTTCGAGACATTAATCAGTGAAGGTTTACCCGTGAGCAAAGAAAAAGCATCCATCGGACAACTCGCCATAAATCATGTTTCCTTTACCATCCTCGAAGAATTACAACCATAA
- a CDS encoding 4-alpha-glucanotransferase (PFAM: 4-alpha-glucanotransferase~TIGRFAM: 4-alpha-glucanotransferase~COGs: COG1640 4-alpha-glucanotransferase~InterPro IPR003385~KEGG: cyt:cce_1474 4-alpha-glucanotransferase~PFAM: glycoside hydrolase family 77~PRIAM: 4-alpha-glucanotransferase~SPTR: 4-alpha-glucanotransferase;~TIGRFAM: 4-alpha-glucanotransferase), with translation MFDRRSSGILLHPTSLPSPYGIGDLGEGAYRFVDFLHSSDQQVWQILPLGPTGSGNSPYLAYSALAGNPLLISLDILYGDGLLTEEDINQAQEVFTNENPLRVHFDPVIKTKLPLLRKAFDTFQEREEDEYKQEFDQFCHDYAYWLENYSLFMALKEYHGGAAWFQWEKDIAKREPEAIHKWQLKLGNEMFYHKFLQFSFFRQWCQLKTYANERGIQIFGDIPIYVAHDSVDVWANQSIFRLDEETGAAASMAGVPPDYFSETGQLWGNPVYDWKALEKSNFAWWVQRIKGMLEYVDIMRIDHFRGFESFWAVPQGETTAMNGKWVKALGDEFFTILEKELGTLPIVAEDLGVITPEVEELRDKFKFPGMKVLHFAFDSDRANGFLPYNYDNRNCVAYTGTHDNDTTVGWFEKRSFEDRKKVVDYLGGICNEGIHWSLIRLALASVANMAIFPVQDLLGLGTTSKMNTPGTVEDNWSWRYGENDLTEDVAQHLQYLTYLYGRQPQ, from the coding sequence ATGTTTGATCGTCGCTCCAGTGGAATTTTACTCCATCCTACCTCCCTACCCAGTCCTTATGGTATCGGAGATCTTGGAGAGGGAGCTTACCGCTTTGTCGATTTTCTCCATAGCAGTGATCAACAAGTATGGCAGATATTACCCCTAGGCCCCACAGGAAGCGGTAATTCTCCTTATTTGGCTTATTCTGCCCTAGCAGGTAATCCCCTTCTAATTAGCCTTGATATACTCTACGGAGACGGTTTATTAACCGAAGAAGATATAAACCAAGCCCAAGAAGTATTTACCAACGAAAACCCATTAAGAGTACATTTTGATCCTGTCATCAAAACTAAACTTCCCCTCTTGAGAAAAGCCTTTGACACCTTCCAAGAAAGGGAAGAGGATGAATATAAACAAGAATTTGACCAGTTTTGCCATGACTATGCCTACTGGCTAGAAAACTACTCCCTCTTTATGGCTCTAAAAGAATACCATGGGGGTGCGGCATGGTTTCAGTGGGAAAAAGACATTGCCAAAAGAGAGCCTGAAGCTATCCATAAATGGCAACTAAAGCTAGGCAATGAGATGTTTTATCATAAATTTTTGCAGTTTAGCTTTTTCCGTCAATGGTGCCAGTTAAAAACCTATGCCAATGAAAGGGGTATCCAGATTTTTGGAGATATTCCCATTTATGTAGCCCATGATAGTGTGGATGTGTGGGCAAATCAAAGTATTTTCCGTTTAGATGAAGAAACAGGAGCCGCCGCATCCATGGCAGGAGTACCCCCCGATTATTTTAGTGAAACAGGGCAACTGTGGGGAAATCCTGTCTATGATTGGAAAGCCCTCGAAAAAAGCAATTTCGCTTGGTGGGTACAAAGAATAAAGGGAATGCTCGAGTATGTAGACATCATGCGCATCGATCATTTTCGTGGTTTCGAGTCTTTTTGGGCTGTGCCTCAAGGGGAAACCACAGCCATGAATGGGAAATGGGTAAAAGCCCTAGGGGATGAATTTTTTACCATCCTTGAGAAAGAATTGGGTACATTACCTATCGTGGCGGAGGATTTGGGCGTAATTACCCCCGAGGTGGAGGAATTGCGAGATAAGTTTAAATTCCCCGGAATGAAGGTGCTTCATTTTGCTTTCGACTCCGATCGCGCCAATGGCTTTTTACCTTACAATTATGACAATCGTAATTGCGTTGCCTATACAGGAACCCATGATAATGATACAACGGTGGGCTGGTTTGAAAAGCGTTCTTTTGAGGATCGTAAAAAGGTAGTAGACTACCTCGGTGGCATTTGTAATGAAGGTATCCACTGGAGTTTAATTCGTTTAGCCCTCGCCTCGGTGGCGAATATGGCGATTTTCCCCGTACAAGATTTGCTCGGTTTGGGTACTACTTCTAAGATGAATACCCCCGGCACGGTGGAGGATAACTGGAGTTGGCGTTATGGAGAAAATGATTTAACCGAAGATGTGGCACAGCATCTACAATATTTAACTTATCTCTATGGCAGACAACCCCAGTAA
- a CDS encoding hypothetical protein (KEGG: cch:Cag_1568 hypothetical protein~SPTR: Putative uncharacterized protein): MQLTINIPDNLSKEKISLLIKDIEEILIKEGINLEIKPKVSKEKTDPWDEIDFSEIAVDTGIEDFAENHDHYLYGTLKK, translated from the coding sequence ATGCAATTAACAATAAATATACCAGATAATTTAAGCAAAGAAAAAATTTCTTTACTAATAAAAGACATTGAAGAAATACTTATTAAAGAAGGTATTAATTTAGAAATTAAACCTAAAGTAAGTAAAGAAAAAACAGATCCATGGGATGAAATTGATTTTTCAGAAATAGCAGTGGATACAGGGATAGAAGACTTCGCAGAAAATCATGACCACTATCTCTATGGTACACTCAAAAAATGA
- a CDS encoding protein of unknown function DUF888 (PFAM: Photosystem II complex subunit Ycf12~InterPro IPR010284~KEGG: syp:SYNPCC7002_A0981 hypothetical protein~PFAM: protein of unknown function DUF888~SPTR: Photosystem II reaction center protein ycf12) — protein sequence MDFITNLFSSVNFEVILQLTSVSLILIAGPVIVFILYALRGDL from the coding sequence ATGGACTTTATCACCAACCTTTTTAGTAGTGTCAACTTTGAAGTTATCTTACAATTAACATCCGTTAGTCTAATTCTAATCGCAGGCCCTGTAATTGTTTTTATTCTCTATGCCCTCAGAGGAGACTTGTAA
- a CDS encoding protein of unknown function UPF0153 (PFAM: Uncharacterised protein family (UPF0153)~InterPro IPR005358~KEGG: cyh:Cyan8802_2522 protein of unknown function UPF0153~PFAM: protein of unknown function UPF0153~SPTR: Putative uncharacterized protein), whose amino-acid sequence MGQWSCMDGCGACCNLNPSDRPDLGSYLSPENLQLYLSMVGEDGWCINYDHDSRKCTIYEDRPIFCRVQPETFLKMFEVEKEEFNDFAIDCCVQQIEGVYGDDSEELKAYEKNVSD is encoded by the coding sequence ATGGGTCAATGGAGTTGTATGGATGGTTGTGGTGCTTGTTGTAATTTGAATCCGAGCGATCGCCCCGATTTGGGTTCCTATTTAAGCCCTGAAAATTTGCAATTGTACCTGAGTATGGTGGGGGAAGATGGTTGGTGTATAAATTATGATCATGATTCTCGGAAGTGTACTATCTATGAGGATAGACCTATTTTTTGTCGGGTACAACCTGAGACTTTTTTAAAAATGTTTGAGGTGGAGAAAGAGGAGTTTAATGATTTTGCCATTGATTGTTGTGTTCAACAAATTGAGGGGGTTTATGGCGATGATAGCGAGGAATTGAAGGCCTATGAAAAGAATGTAAGTGATTAG
- a CDS encoding PfkB domain protein (PFAM: pfkB family carbohydrate kinase~COGs: COG0524 Sugar kinase ribokinase family~InterPro IPR003006:IPR011611:IPR002139~KEGG: cyp:PCC8801_1084 PfkB domain protein~PFAM: PfkB domain protein~SPTR: PfkB domain protein): protein MSKKYHVYGMGNALVDMEFEVTPELLTQLKIDKGVMTLMDEAQQKHIIEQLPPPCKQACGGSAANTLVAISQLGAKGFYSCKVAHDDSGAFYLQDLLDCGLDTNLSQENRPEGITGKCLVLVTPDADRTMNTFLGITGDLSTHELDAEALKNSEYLYIEGYLVSSPIARQSAIAAKKIAKEAGAKVSFSLSDANMVNFFREGIDEIIGDGVDLLFANQDEALKMANTHDLTVAVNYFKNLAKTFAITLGKEGSLIFDGEKLLEIPPHPVTAVDTVGAGDMYAGCLLYGITNGLDWYSAGKLASLASAKLVTSFGPRLSTEELQAILQEVKNN, encoded by the coding sequence ATGAGCAAAAAATATCACGTATATGGGATGGGTAACGCCTTGGTGGATATGGAGTTTGAAGTCACCCCAGAATTACTCACCCAATTAAAAATCGATAAGGGTGTCATGACCTTGATGGATGAGGCACAACAAAAGCATATAATAGAACAATTACCTCCCCCTTGTAAACAAGCCTGTGGAGGTTCAGCCGCTAATACCTTAGTCGCCATCAGCCAATTAGGTGCAAAGGGTTTTTATTCTTGTAAGGTAGCCCATGATGATAGTGGTGCTTTTTATCTTCAAGATTTGTTAGATTGCGGTTTGGATACGAATCTAAGTCAAGAAAACCGCCCTGAAGGCATTACAGGAAAATGTTTGGTGTTAGTAACCCCAGATGCCGATCGCACCATGAACACATTTTTGGGTATTACAGGGGATTTAAGTACCCATGAATTAGATGCTGAAGCCCTCAAAAATTCAGAATATCTCTACATTGAAGGATACTTAGTATCTTCTCCCATTGCCAGACAAAGTGCGATCGCAGCTAAAAAAATAGCCAAAGAAGCAGGGGCAAAAGTTTCCTTTTCCCTTTCTGATGCCAACATGGTAAATTTTTTCCGTGAAGGCATTGACGAAATCATCGGTGACGGAGTGGATTTACTTTTCGCCAACCAAGATGAAGCCCTAAAAATGGCAAATACCCATGATTTAACAGTAGCTGTCAATTACTTTAAAAACCTAGCAAAAACCTTTGCCATCACTTTGGGCAAAGAAGGCTCATTGATATTTGACGGAGAAAAACTCCTCGAAATCCCCCCCCATCCCGTCACCGCCGTTGACACTGTGGGTGCAGGAGATATGTATGCAGGATGTCTTCTCTACGGTATCACCAATGGCTTAGATTGGTATTCTGCAGGTAAACTTGCCTCCCTAGCCTCAGCAAAATTAGTCACCAGCTTTGGCCCTAGATTAAGCACTGAGGAGTTACAGGCAATTTTACAAGAAGTAAAAAATAACTAA
- a CDS encoding hypothetical protein (PFAM: OmpA-like transmembrane domain~KEGG: vsa:VSAL_I1701 outer membrane protein, OmpA family~SPTR: OmpA family protein), protein MKKNLVYASSFISLLYFSSAGIAVENNPVNNENTSPSTVLQYTEDFSSFSTSSTDLEKFEVDSVSSDMFTNTGEESEIAQADGFTSTTDNNWYVGGSLGVFFPSDGLLKTGFGGSGYVGYQFAPNLGAELGLLYAGSDLSGRSGDGNIFSVIASGRYMAPFEANSNWNYFGTAGVGFTRSSITAPAIAPVPFGTGQGQPAIDRRDTSFSFELKGGVGYEFTQNTSAFAQLRYLNVTGGNSNYLSTELGIHYKF, encoded by the coding sequence ATGAAAAAAAACTTAGTTTATGCGAGTTCTTTCATTAGTTTACTTTATTTCAGTTCCGCTGGAATCGCCGTAGAAAATAATCCTGTGAACAATGAAAATACTTCTCCGTCAACGGTTTTACAATACACAGAAGATTTTTCCAGTTTTTCAACTTCTTCCACAGACCTAGAAAAATTTGAAGTTGATTCGGTTAGTAGTGATATGTTTACTAATACTGGGGAAGAGTCAGAAATTGCCCAAGCTGATGGCTTCACTTCTACTACTGATAATAATTGGTATGTTGGCGGTAGTTTAGGAGTGTTTTTCCCTAGTGATGGATTATTAAAAACTGGTTTTGGTGGTTCGGGATATGTAGGCTATCAGTTTGCTCCTAATTTAGGTGCAGAACTTGGACTTTTGTATGCAGGTTCTGATTTGAGTGGTAGATCTGGGGATGGTAATATCTTCTCCGTTATTGCTAGTGGGCGGTATATGGCACCTTTTGAAGCTAATTCCAACTGGAATTATTTTGGTACTGCGGGAGTCGGGTTTACTCGTTCTTCTATTACTGCCCCTGCCATCGCCCCTGTACCCTTTGGAACTGGACAAGGACAACCAGCCATTGATCGCCGTGATACCTCGTTTAGCTTCGAGTTAAAAGGGGGTGTAGGATATGAGTTTACTCAAAATACCTCAGCTTTTGCCCAACTAAGATACCTTAATGTAACGGGCGGTAATTCTAATTACCTATCTACAGAATTAGGTATTCATTATAAATTCTAA
- a CDS encoding microcompartments protein (PFAM: BMC domain~InterPro IPR000249~KEGG: cyt:cce_3523 hypothetical protein~PFAM: microcompartments protein~SPTR: Putative uncharacterized protein), which produces MGVELRSYVYLDRLQPQHAAYIGTVALGFLPLPGDASLWIEISPGIEINRITDVALKSAVVRPGVQFVERLYGLLEIHSTNQGETKAAGRAILDALGVKKEDSIKPKVVSSQIIRNIDPYQAQIINRNRRGQMLLAGETLYVLEVQPAAYAALAANEAEKAALINILTVQAVGSFGRLYLGGAERDIKAGAAAALTAIESIGGRGSLKGIQE; this is translated from the coding sequence ATGGGTGTCGAATTACGTAGTTATGTATATTTAGATCGTTTACAACCTCAACACGCTGCGTATATCGGCACTGTCGCCCTCGGATTTTTACCCCTACCTGGAGACGCTTCCCTCTGGATTGAAATTTCCCCCGGCATCGAAATTAACCGTATCACCGATGTAGCCCTCAAGTCTGCTGTAGTACGCCCTGGGGTGCAATTTGTGGAAAGATTATACGGTTTATTAGAAATCCATTCTACCAATCAAGGGGAAACCAAAGCCGCAGGAAGAGCAATTTTAGATGCGCTGGGAGTAAAAAAAGAAGATTCCATCAAGCCCAAGGTGGTATCTAGTCAAATTATTCGCAATATTGATCCCTATCAGGCACAAATTATTAACCGTAACCGTAGAGGGCAAATGCTTCTGGCTGGGGAAACTCTATATGTTTTAGAAGTACAACCTGCCGCCTATGCTGCCTTAGCCGCTAATGAAGCGGAAAAAGCCGCCCTAATCAATATTTTAACCGTCCAAGCCGTGGGCAGTTTTGGCAGACTATATTTAGGAGGGGCAGAAAGAGACATTAAGGCAGGGGCAGCTGCAGCCCTGACTGCCATAGAGTCTATCGGTGGTAGAGGAAGTTTAAAGGGTATTCAAGAATAA
- a CDS encoding pentapeptide repeat protein (PFAM: Pentapeptide repeats (8 copies)~COGs: COG1357 Uncharacterized low-complexity protein~InterPro IPR001646~KEGG: cyc:PCC7424_3095 pentapeptide repeat protein~PFAM: pentapeptide repeat protein~SPTR: Pentapeptide repeat protein), with the protein MSKEINWKLLKRDIDKWNQLRTFEEKNQIQIDLSGVDLGNANLEGANLSNCNLSNANLIGSSLRFADLRGSDLTKCNLIGVNLRLANLRDSYIIQAKLNRANLSEANMIGCTLNESDLSHANLYETELIGAYLYKTNLSNAQLVNTHLTKAYLVRANLDFAVLNNTDLRWANLSQVDLSKIISDD; encoded by the coding sequence ATGAGTAAAGAAATTAACTGGAAACTACTTAAAAGAGACATCGATAAGTGGAATCAATTAAGAACTTTTGAAGAAAAAAATCAAATACAAATTGACCTTTCTGGGGTTGACTTAGGTAATGCAAATTTGGAAGGAGCTAATCTAAGTAATTGTAATTTAAGTAATGCTAATTTAATCGGTAGTAGTCTTAGATTCGCAGATTTGAGAGGTTCTGATTTAACTAAATGTAATCTAATAGGAGTTAATTTAAGACTAGCTAATTTGAGAGATTCTTATATTATTCAAGCAAAGTTAAATCGAGCTAATTTAAGTGAGGCTAATATGATTGGTTGTACCCTTAATGAGTCTGATTTAAGTCATGCTAATTTATATGAAACGGAGTTGATTGGGGCTTATCTTTATAAAACTAATCTAAGTAATGCCCAATTGGTTAATACTCATTTAACTAAGGCATATTTAGTAAGAGCGAATTTAGATTTTGCGGTGTTGAATAACACGGATTTGAGATGGGCGAATTTATCTCAGGTGGATTTGTCTAAAATTATCAGTGATGATTAG